DNA from Chitinispirillum alkaliphilum:
GGGACACGCACTGATATTTTATATGGTAACAGGTTCGTTCAAAAACGTCTCTCCTACGATGAAGAGATCATAGCAAAATTTTCTCCCTGGTTCTCAGACACGCTCTTTTGCTTTAAGGGACACTCCTGTTTAAAGAAAAGTCATTTCTCTCCGACAGCCAAAAAACTGGGGCTCTCCTCCTTTAGAATTGTAAAAAAAGACCTGTTACTGAGTAATCCTAATATGGGATTTCTCGCTATAAAGGATCTGCTGAAGGCGAAACCAAAACTTCTGCATCTGACAGGTTTTACCTTTTATCAGGGGAAGGAAGTGTATCACGGGAAATATCTTGGAGGACATGACAACAAAATTCACCAGGGGCAGAACAGAATGTTTTCGAAATTTTGCCGTATCTACAGGAAAAGCAGTAATCTTTCAGTTGACCCAACACTAAAAGCAATGATAGAGAAAACCAAAAACTGATCCCCTGCTCAGTTTAGAGCAGAACGGGAGAGGAGAGTTTGGACCCCTGAAGATACCAGAGTTTCTATATGGTTTAAAATCGAAACTGATGAACTGGTATTCTGAGCGACAAAATCGAGTGTGTCTTTTGAAACCGATCCATGAGTTTCGGTATTATCGATCTCCCCCAGAAACTCTGTAACCTCGTTATCTGTGTGCACCACCCTTGCGATCCCTTCCTGAACCATTCGCACCGCTTCATCGAGGATATGGTAATTGGGCCCGAAAAAAACCGGCACACCATAAACAGCCGGTTCTATAGCAGAATGAACCCCTGCCCCAAAGCCAGCTCCAACGTATGCGGTATAGGCATAACAGTACAACTCGGCAAGAATACCCACACTATCAATGATCACAATATCACAATCGTCTATTTTTCCCGACTCAGAATGTCTTGTATGTGTAAAGCCGTGCTTTTCAACACATTTGATAAACCCACTGATATCTTTTGGTGCAACTTCATGAGGAACTGCAATGATTCGATATTTTGGCTCTGAAGTATTTTTTTTATCCAAAAATTCTCTCAGCCCCGTGAGAATAACATCATAGTCGGATGGGATAATACTGCCCAGTACAATATTTCTTCTGTTAAGGATATCTGTTTTTGATCCGAAATGGTTTTTCCTGTTTTTTCCTTTTCGCAATGCAACCTGATCAAATCGTGAATCTCCGGTGATCGAAACTTTTGCTCCGGGAGCAAGATTCAGAATATTGTCTCTTATTCTCTTTGATCCACAGAGGATAAGGTCAAAGAGCTCAAACACAGCCCTGTTTGCAGAGCGAAGCGGCAGCCTGAACCTAAGTGACTTTTCATAAAAATTGGCATTGATAAACACTGTTTTGATTTTCATCATGGATGCACAGAGGATATGTGCGGGCCAAAGATCATGCCTGTTAACTATATAAGCCGAAGGCTTTATTTTTGCGAAAAAATAAAACGCCCAGAGTATAGAGTCTTCAGGATGGTAGCAGG
Protein-coding regions in this window:
- a CDS encoding 3-deoxy-D-manno-octulosonic-acid transferase codes for the protein MLQLILYAVISPVLWPVAKIILLLLPKMRTRFFSEARLRKVALAKLKENRGEKKVLIFHAASAGEFEQLKPLLLKVNRTGFFVFQTFSSPTIFEKERESDLFDAACYHPEDSILWAFYFFAKIKPSAYIVNRHDLWPAHILCASMMKIKTVFINANFYEKSLRFRLPLRSANRAVFELFDLILCGSKRIRDNILNLAPGAKVSITGDSRFDQVALRKGKNRKNHFGSKTDILNRRNIVLGSIIPSDYDVILTGLREFLDKKNTSEPKYRIIAVPHEVAPKDISGFIKCVEKHGFTHTRHSESGKIDDCDIVIIDSVGILAELYCYAYTAYVGAGFGAGVHSAIEPAVYGVPVFFGPNYHILDEAVRMVQEGIARVVHTDNEVTEFLGEIDNTETHGSVSKDTLDFVAQNTSSSVSILNHIETLVSSGVQTLLSRSALN